The Phycisphaerae bacterium sequence CGAGCTTCTGGCCGCCGCGGAGCACCGGCTCGGCATAATCGCCCACAATCAGGACCTCGTCCTCGGTAGTGAACGTGACTCTCTTCAGGGCGCCTGGTGAACCCGTCTTCGCCGGAGCGCTGGCGGCGGTTTGACTTCGTTTGGCGGGCTCCACTCGCCCGGCCGACGCGGCTTGATCCGAGTACTCGGCCCCATCGCCGGTACCGGGGGCGATCCCGCGGTGCACCGACTGGGCAAGGAGTGGTCCGCCCCAGCACATCAACGCAAGACAGGCAAACCGCGCGAGGAAGGACATCTTCAATCCTCCAGCGAGATGACGAGAATGACCGAGGCTCGCGCCACCGGCTCATCCAGGAAGCGGCACGTCCGCGACGGTACCTGACGAGAGACTATCCCGCAAGACGGAGGCCAGACCCAGACCCGATCACCCGCTCCAAAGGTTCTCTTCCCAGTACCTCAGCCGGCTCCCTCACCGCCCCGGCTGTGGCCAGTCTGCCCTGAGGAACCGCCCGTTGCGGCTGATCACCTTGCCGTCGGCCTCGATCGTGCCGCCCTGGCGGAGGTCGCACACCATGTCCCAGTGCAGCCCGCTGTCGTTCTTGGCACCGGTCTCGGGATAGGCCGTACCGACCGCCGCATGGAAGGTGCCCCCGATCTTCTCGTCGAACAACGTGTTCTTGGTGTACTCCTGGATGGCGTAGTTGGTGCCGAGGGCAATCTCGCCGAGGACCCTCGCGCCCTTGTCCTGGTCGAGCATCTGGATGAGGAAGTCCTCGCCCTTGGTGGCGGACGCGTCCACGACCTTTCCGGCCTTGAACTTCAAACGGATGTCGTGGGCCTCCCGACCACCGTGAACCGCGGGAAAGCTGAAGAACACGACCCCCTCGGTGGCGTCCTCGATCGGGCCGGTGAAGACCTCGCCGTCGGGGAAGTTCTCGTGGCCGTCGCAACTGATCCACCGCCGCCCGCGGATGCCCACGGTCAGGTCGGTGCCCTGCGGCGCGCGGAACCGCATCTCCCGGCAGCCCTCCAGGTGGTCGGCAACCCTCTTCTGGCGGACGCTGAACTTCCGCCACAAGGCGGCCGGATCGTGAGCATGGAGCCGCCCGGCGTTGTAGACAAAGTCCTCGTACTCGGCCAGCGACCGCTCGGCGTCCTGGGCGGCAGCCTGGCACGGGAACTGCGTCCCGGTCCAGCGGAGCTTGTCTTGGCCCTTCAGAGACGCCCGGTACAGAAACCGCTTCACGATCGGCTTGCGGGCCTGGCTGACGGTCGCCTGTCTTTTCGGATCGACCCGCGTCAGCGATTTGGTGTTCTCGTCTGCCCATATCCCGATCGAGCAGTCGATGGTGTCAACCTCGCGGACCGCCAGCGGGCTGATGTGGCGGAGCTGGGCCGGCAAAGCCGACTGATAGAAGATGTCGGTACACTCGTCGTCGATGAGGCGCAGCAACGGATGCCCGCCCGCCTTGAGCACCTCGCGGTAGACGGCTCGAACCAGGGGTATCGCGGTCACCGGGCTCGAGATCCGAACCACGTCGTCGCGCCGGACGGCCACCGAGTAATCGACCAGAACGTGGGCGAGTTTGTCGATTCTTGGGTCTCTCATGGGCGCAGCGTACACGGCCAGCAGCGCCGCCTCAAGGCCCAGGGACCGATAACTATGGTCATTCCAGCTTCCCGCCGTTTCGGACGATACATACTCGCCCCGTAACGATCATGGAGGTCCCAAGGTGCAGGAACGACTCTCACAAAGCCAGCAGATCTTCTATATCGGCCTGGCCCTCATGCTCGGCACCGGCGTCCTTTCCGCCACCCTCTGGCCGGCGGCCGGCATAGGCACGATCATCGGCGTCGCAGCCGGAGCCGCCCTCGCCCTGGCAGGTCGCCTCTGGCATCGTCAAGTTCTCCGATCGGCCCATCACCGCACGCTGCTCTAGCTCGGGGGCCCGCTTCCAGAATCCGTCCTGCTACTCTGCCTTAACCAGATCGTGGCCGAGAATGTACTCGCAGTTGATGACCTTCTCGATCAGGTCCACGGGTAGATAGAAGTAGTGGTTGGACGCCTCATAGCCAATGCGCGAGTCCTGGCTGCTCAGAGTGAAGAGTCGGCGGGCCAGGGTGATCTCGTCCTGGACCAGCTGTCGCAGCCGCTCGATGGTGGCGCCGCGCTCACCGGCCGCCGACTGGAGGCCATCGCGGGCGATGACAAACCAGGTCTGGTTGGCCACGGTCTGGAAGTGGATCTGAGCGGCCTCGGCGAAGCGAACCTCGGCCTGGGCGTTGCGGGCCTGGTCCGGCGGGGCCATTGCGGCCGCCCGACGGTGCTCGGCAAGGCCCTGGTAAAAGCCCGCGGCCACACGGGCCATCTGGGCGGCGAAGACCCCGGGTGGATAGGGTCCCCGCCAGGTGTTCACGTCGTCGTAAGCAATGCCGACCATCGTTGCCCGGTACCCGGTGGGCTTGGCGTAGAGCAAGTTAGCCGGTCCCTGGTGGACCGGGCAGTGGTAAATCACACTGCCGTCGAAGGGATAGTCGAGGTAGGCCTTGCTGAATGCGGTCCAAGCCTTCCGTGCGTGAGGGGCGCCCTGGGAGCCGAAGCGTTCGCGGGCCAGGGTGTCGAGCACGGCCTCCGCGGTCGGCGGTGGGGTCTGACTGAATCGGCGGGCGATCTCCAGGTTCGGCGAGGGGTAGCCGCCCAGCGACCAACTGAGCAGGAAGCTGTTCACACCGGCACCGGCCAGGTTGGCGCAATGCTCCGCCACCTGGTCCATCACTGGAACGTAGGGCACGGCGGCCATCTCCCAGGTGTTGTTGATCTGCATCTTGGCCGCGGTCTTGAGGCCCTGCTCCTGGGCCAGCTTCCAGTGCCGGGTCGCCCGGGGGCCGGGACCGACCACCG is a genomic window containing:
- a CDS encoding aminopeptidase encodes the protein MRDPRIDKLAHVLVDYSVAVRRDDVVRISSPVTAIPLVRAVYREVLKAGGHPLLRLIDDECTDIFYQSALPAQLRHISPLAVREVDTIDCSIGIWADENTKSLTRVDPKRQATVSQARKPIVKRFLYRASLKGQDKLRWTGTQFPCQAAAQDAERSLAEYEDFVYNAGRLHAHDPAALWRKFSVRQKRVADHLEGCREMRFRAPQGTDLTVGIRGRRWISCDGHENFPDGEVFTGPIEDATEGVVFFSFPAVHGGREAHDIRLKFKAGKVVDASATKGEDFLIQMLDQDKGARVLGEIALGTNYAIQEYTKNTLFDEKIGGTFHAAVGTAYPETGAKNDSGLHWDMVCDLRQGGTIEADGKVISRNGRFLRADWPQPGR